A stretch of Janibacter endophyticus DNA encodes these proteins:
- the infC gene encoding translation initiation factor IF-3, whose translation MARGPSPCRPENERPKELHISEPRINDRIRVPEVRLVGPNGEQVGIVRVEDALRLAAEADLDLVEVAPMAKPPVAKLMDFGKYKYEAAMKAREARKNQVNTIIKEIKLRPKIDAHDYGTKKGHVERFLSAGDKVKVTIMFRGREQSRPELGFRLLQRLAEDVAELGFVESAPKQDGRNMIMVLGPTKKKSEAKAAERRRKDQDAQVKAEAQQEAEAPAAEAPAAETTEQPAEQAVETQA comes from the coding sequence ATGGCGAGGGGCCCTTCGCCATGTCGGCCCGAGAATGAACGACCGAAGGAGCTTCACATCAGCGAGCCTCGCATCAACGACCGCATCCGAGTCCCCGAGGTGCGGCTTGTCGGCCCCAACGGGGAGCAGGTCGGGATCGTCCGCGTCGAGGACGCGCTCCGGCTGGCAGCCGAGGCCGACCTCGACCTCGTCGAGGTGGCCCCGATGGCCAAGCCCCCCGTGGCCAAGCTCATGGACTTCGGCAAGTACAAGTACGAAGCGGCCATGAAGGCGCGCGAAGCGCGCAAGAACCAGGTCAACACGATCATCAAGGAGATCAAGCTCCGACCGAAGATCGACGCGCACGACTACGGCACCAAGAAGGGCCACGTCGAGCGCTTCCTCTCGGCCGGCGACAAGGTCAAGGTGACGATCATGTTCCGCGGCCGCGAGCAGTCGCGCCCGGAGCTCGGCTTCCGGCTCCTGCAGCGCCTCGCCGAGGACGTCGCCGAGCTCGGCTTCGTCGAGTCGGCGCCGAAGCAGGACGGCCGCAACATGATCATGGTCCTCGGCCCGACGAAGAAGAAGTCCGAGGCCAAGGCCGCGGAGCGTCGTCGCAAGGACCAGGACGCACAGGTCAAGGCCGAGGCGCAGCAGGAGGCCGAGGCCCCCGCCGCCGAGGCCCCCGCTGCCGAGACCACGGAGCAGCCGGCCGAGCAGGCCGTCGAGACCCAGGCCTGA
- the rpmI gene encoding 50S ribosomal protein L35 — protein sequence MPKNKTHSGAKKRFRVTGSGKIMRQRANHVHKFHEKTPQHARRLANDVELNPADTKKVKRLLGR from the coding sequence ATGCCGAAGAACAAGACGCACAGCGGTGCCAAGAAGCGCTTCCGGGTCACCGGCTCGGGCAAGATCATGCGCCAGCGGGCCAACCACGTGCACAAGTTCCACGAGAAGACCCCGCAGCACGCCCGCCGTCTCGCGAACGACGTCGAGCTCAACCCCGCAGACACCAAGAAGGTCAAGCGCCTCCTCGGCCGCTGA
- a CDS encoding TrmH family RNA methyltransferase, with product MLTNPSSDRVKAVRGLSRRSARRRTGRLLVEGPQGVREAVAFAPRSVIDLYVTPEAAQRYADVVEQTRDAGRFVHLTSPEVLDAMCDAEHPQGMAAVVEWSPADLEGVLAVGPRTLVFLTNVRDPGNLGTVIRGADAAGADAVLVSAESVDVTSPKVIRSTVGSLWHVPVVTGLDVPSTLARLAAAGVTTYAADGSGERTVDEVDRSGSHAWVMGNEAWGLPEDLLGACDEAVRVPIFGHAESLNLAMAATLCLYASTRA from the coding sequence GTGCTGACCAACCCGAGCTCTGATCGGGTCAAGGCGGTACGCGGGCTCTCCCGTCGTTCTGCGCGCCGGCGCACCGGTCGGCTCCTCGTCGAGGGACCGCAGGGCGTGCGTGAGGCGGTGGCCTTCGCACCCCGCTCGGTCATCGATCTCTACGTGACGCCCGAGGCGGCGCAGCGGTACGCCGACGTCGTCGAGCAGACCCGCGACGCGGGGCGCTTCGTGCACCTCACCTCGCCCGAGGTGCTCGACGCGATGTGCGACGCGGAGCACCCGCAGGGGATGGCGGCGGTCGTCGAGTGGTCGCCGGCCGATCTCGAAGGGGTTCTGGCCGTCGGTCCGCGGACCCTCGTCTTCCTCACCAACGTCCGCGACCCGGGCAACCTCGGCACGGTGATCCGCGGCGCGGACGCCGCGGGCGCCGACGCGGTCCTCGTGTCGGCGGAGTCGGTGGACGTCACGTCGCCGAAGGTGATCCGCTCGACGGTCGGCTCGCTGTGGCACGTCCCGGTCGTCACGGGGCTGGACGTCCCGTCCACCCTCGCGCGCCTGGCGGCAGCCGGCGTGACGACCTACGCGGCCGACGGATCGGGGGAGCGCACCGTCGACGAGGTCGACCGGTCCGGGTCGCACGCCTGGGTCATGGGCAACGAGGCCTGGGGGCTGCCAGAGGATCTGCTCGGGGCCTGCGACGAGGCGGTGCGGGTGCCGATCTTCGGTCACGCGGAGTCGCTCAACCTCGCGATGGCCGCGACACTCTGCCTCTACGCGTCGACGCGGGCCTGA
- the pheS gene encoding phenylalanine--tRNA ligase subunit alpha, giving the protein MSGPNTSYDPVEVAALDPAAVEEAVEAALTALASATTLEDLKALRPQHQGDKSPLALANREIGALPPSAKAEAGKRVGQARGRVSQAFAARQAELEAERDERILVEEAVDVTRPVGRRPLGRRHPIELMSERIADLFVGMGWEIAEGPELEAEWFNFDALNFDGDHPARQMQDTFYVEPADGGLVMRTHTSPVQARSMLERGVPIYVAAIGRVFRTDELDATHMPAFHQVEGLAVDEGITMAHLKGTLDRLATELFGEGITTRLRPSFFPFTEPSAEMDLRCFVCRGEDASCRTCKGTGWIEWGGCGMVNRNVLSAVGVDPDRYTGFAFGMGIDRALMFRTGVSDMRDMIEGDVRFDAQFGMEI; this is encoded by the coding sequence GTGTCCGGACCCAACACCAGCTACGACCCTGTCGAGGTCGCCGCGCTCGACCCGGCCGCCGTCGAGGAGGCCGTCGAGGCCGCTCTGACGGCGCTCGCCTCGGCGACAACCCTCGAGGACCTCAAGGCGCTCCGCCCCCAGCACCAGGGGGACAAGAGCCCGCTCGCCCTCGCCAACCGCGAGATCGGCGCGCTGCCCCCGAGCGCGAAGGCCGAGGCCGGCAAGCGCGTCGGCCAGGCGCGCGGCCGGGTCAGCCAGGCCTTCGCCGCGCGGCAGGCCGAGCTCGAGGCCGAGCGCGACGAGCGGATCCTCGTCGAGGAGGCGGTCGACGTCACCCGTCCCGTGGGTCGGCGTCCGCTCGGTCGCCGTCACCCCATCGAGCTGATGTCGGAGCGGATCGCCGACCTCTTCGTCGGGATGGGCTGGGAGATCGCGGAGGGGCCCGAGCTCGAGGCGGAGTGGTTCAACTTCGACGCGCTGAACTTCGACGGCGACCACCCGGCCCGCCAGATGCAGGACACCTTCTACGTCGAGCCGGCCGACGGCGGGCTCGTCATGCGCACGCATACCTCGCCGGTCCAGGCGCGCTCGATGCTCGAGCGCGGCGTGCCGATCTACGTCGCCGCGATCGGCCGGGTCTTCCGCACCGACGAGCTCGACGCGACGCACATGCCGGCGTTCCACCAGGTCGAGGGCCTCGCCGTCGACGAGGGCATCACGATGGCGCACCTCAAGGGCACCCTCGACCGGCTCGCCACCGAGCTCTTCGGCGAAGGGATCACCACGCGCCTTCGCCCGTCGTTCTTCCCCTTCACCGAGCCGAGCGCCGAGATGGACCTGCGCTGCTTCGTCTGTCGCGGCGAGGACGCCTCGTGCCGGACCTGCAAGGGCACCGGATGGATCGAGTGGGGCGGCTGCGGCATGGTGAACCGCAACGTCCTGAGCGCCGTCGGGGTTGACCCCGACCGCTACACCGGCTTCGCCTTCGGCATGGGCATCGACCGGGCGCTGATGTTCCGCACCGGGGTGTCGGACATGCGCGACATGATCGAGGGAGACGTGCGCTTCGACGCGCAGTTCGGGATGGAGATCTGA
- a CDS encoding SseB family protein codes for MTAPGGPTDSAGVPWGGRTLPHGGFEGDDGSRPQALTRALADGGDRELVEALRGTRLLVPVAAVAAETGEGVAGLTAEKETDMAVVLLDNPDGRTALPAFSSMEDLAAFDASLRPVPVTAERAAEAAISEQAHLIVLDCASEHAVEVRPSMLWALVQRQPWLPPHEDPFVAQALDGAVAGIDEVTGHGVAAGTEAGELVVELEIVPGLGQEQLQSVVQRVGERLAGDGELRARIDALTFRVR; via the coding sequence GTGACCGCCCCCGGCGGCCCGACCGACTCCGCGGGCGTCCCGTGGGGAGGGCGCACCCTGCCGCACGGCGGCTTCGAGGGTGATGACGGCAGCCGGCCCCAGGCCCTGACCCGGGCCCTGGCCGACGGCGGCGACCGCGAGCTCGTCGAGGCCCTGCGGGGCACCCGGCTGCTCGTCCCGGTGGCCGCGGTCGCGGCCGAGACCGGCGAAGGGGTGGCCGGGCTGACCGCCGAGAAGGAGACCGACATGGCGGTCGTCCTGCTCGACAACCCCGACGGGCGGACGGCGCTGCCGGCCTTCTCCTCGATGGAGGACCTCGCGGCCTTCGACGCCTCGCTGCGGCCGGTCCCGGTGACGGCAGAGCGGGCCGCCGAGGCGGCCATCAGCGAGCAGGCGCACCTCATCGTCCTCGACTGCGCGAGCGAGCACGCCGTCGAGGTCCGGCCCAGCATGCTCTGGGCGCTCGTCCAGCGTCAGCCGTGGCTGCCCCCGCACGAGGACCCCTTCGTCGCCCAGGCGCTCGACGGTGCCGTCGCCGGCATCGACGAGGTCACCGGCCACGGGGTGGCGGCGGGCACCGAGGCCGGCGAGCTCGTCGTCGAGCTCGAGATCGTGCCCGGCCTGGGCCAGGAGCAGCTCCAGTCGGTCGTGCAACGGGTGGGCGAGCGGCTGGCCGGCGACGGGGAGCTGCGGGCGCGGATCGACGCACTGACCTTCCGCGTGCGCTGA
- a CDS encoding Fur family transcriptional regulator has translation MPTILDPDAAAAVLRERALRVTAPRIAVLGELSANPHADVDSITRGARGRLGSVSTQTVYDVLAALGQAGLVRRFEPAGHPARYELELGDNHHHLVCRTCGEMLDVECAPGAAPCLEAADDHGFAIDEAEVIYWGTCPACASAQARVDA, from the coding sequence GTGCCGACGATCCTCGACCCCGATGCTGCCGCAGCCGTGCTGCGGGAGCGCGCGTTGCGCGTCACCGCGCCGCGCATCGCGGTGCTCGGTGAGCTCTCGGCCAACCCGCACGCCGACGTCGACAGCATCACCCGTGGTGCCCGCGGACGCCTCGGCTCGGTGAGTACGCAGACCGTCTACGACGTCCTCGCCGCGCTCGGCCAGGCCGGGCTGGTGCGACGTTTCGAGCCGGCGGGCCACCCGGCCCGCTACGAGCTCGAGCTCGGCGACAACCACCATCACCTCGTGTGCCGTACCTGCGGCGAGATGCTCGACGTGGAGTGCGCACCCGGCGCCGCCCCCTGCCTCGAGGCCGCCGACGACCACGGATTCGCCATCGACGAGGCCGAGGTCATCTACTGGGGCACGTGCCCCGCCTGCGCGAGCGCTCAGGCCCGCGTCGACGCGTAG
- the rplT gene encoding 50S ribosomal protein L20, with amino-acid sequence MARVKRAVNAHKKRRVVLERASGYRGQRSRLYRKAKEQVTHSLGYSYRDRRQKKGDFRRLWIQRINAGARANGMTYNRFIQGLRAAEIEVDRRMLAELAVNDEAAFAALVEIAKANVPAQSEKADA; translated from the coding sequence GTGGCACGCGTGAAGCGGGCAGTCAACGCCCACAAGAAGCGTCGGGTCGTCCTCGAGCGCGCCAGCGGTTACCGCGGCCAGCGCTCGCGGCTGTACCGGAAGGCCAAGGAGCAGGTCACCCACTCGCTCGGCTACAGCTACCGGGACCGCCGGCAGAAGAAGGGCGACTTCCGCCGCCTGTGGATCCAGCGGATCAACGCCGGCGCCCGCGCCAACGGCATGACCTACAACCGCTTCATCCAGGGGCTGCGCGCCGCTGAGATCGAGGTGGACCGCCGGATGCTCGCCGAGCTCGCGGTCAACGACGAGGCGGCCTTCGCGGCGCTCGTCGAGATCGCCAAGGCGAACGTCCCGGCGCAGTCCGAGAAGGCCGACGCCTGA
- the priA gene encoding bifunctional 1-(5-phosphoribosyl)-5-((5-phosphoribosylamino)methylideneamino)imidazole-4-carboxamide isomerase/phosphoribosylanthranilate isomerase PriA produces the protein MTTTDTTAETGAPSLELLPAVDVSEGRAVQLVQGIAGSGGQFGDPVEAALAWQEQGSRWLHLVDLDAAFGRGSNAELLAEIVGRLDIDVEMSGGIRDEESLQRALAAGCRRVNLGTAALEHPEWTARAIAEHGDRIAVGLDVRGTTLAARGWTSEGGDLWETLARLDSEGCARYVVTDVAKDGMLQGPNLQLLRDVCAATDRPVVASGGVTTRDDVVALRELVPEGVEGAIIGSALYQGTLTLADAIDAAGPQ, from the coding sequence GTGACCACGACCGACACCACCGCCGAGACCGGCGCGCCCTCGCTCGAGCTGCTGCCGGCCGTCGACGTCTCCGAGGGGCGGGCCGTCCAGCTCGTCCAGGGGATCGCCGGCTCCGGGGGGCAGTTCGGCGACCCCGTCGAGGCCGCGCTGGCCTGGCAGGAGCAGGGCTCGCGGTGGCTGCACCTCGTCGACCTCGACGCCGCCTTCGGGCGGGGGAGCAACGCCGAGCTCCTCGCCGAGATCGTCGGCCGGCTCGACATCGACGTCGAGATGAGCGGCGGCATCCGCGACGAGGAGAGCCTGCAGCGCGCCCTGGCCGCCGGCTGCCGACGGGTCAACCTCGGCACCGCGGCGCTCGAGCACCCCGAGTGGACGGCCCGGGCCATCGCTGAGCACGGCGACCGGATCGCCGTCGGGCTCGACGTCCGCGGCACGACGCTGGCGGCCCGCGGGTGGACGAGCGAGGGCGGAGACCTGTGGGAGACCCTCGCGCGCCTCGACTCCGAGGGCTGCGCCCGCTACGTCGTCACCGACGTCGCCAAGGACGGCATGCTCCAGGGGCCGAACCTCCAGCTGCTGCGCGACGTGTGCGCCGCCACCGACCGGCCCGTCGTGGCCTCGGGCGGGGTCACCACGCGTGACGACGTCGTCGCCCTGCGCGAGCTCGTCCCCGAGGGCGTCGAGGGCGCGATCATCGGCTCTGCCCTCTACCAGGGCACGCTCACCCTCGCCGATGCCATCGACGCGGCCGGCCCCCAGTGA
- the hisH gene encoding imidazole glycerol phosphate synthase subunit HisH yields MKPDVVVLDYGSGNVRSVVRALEHVGAAVELTFDLDRAEAAAGLLVPGVGNFHACIAGLLAAGGEGVIARRRTRQAPVLGICVGMQVLFEGSDEPAATPLGGLSVWPGSVHRIDAEVVPHMGWTPVAAGAGSALLEGLDGERFYFVHSYAATDVAALCAAPGPPVVTTAEHGHPFVAAVEDGPLSATQFHPEKSGDAGLHLLKNWVSSL; encoded by the coding sequence ATGAAGCCCGATGTCGTCGTCCTCGACTACGGCAGCGGCAACGTCCGCTCCGTCGTCCGCGCCCTCGAGCACGTCGGGGCCGCGGTCGAGCTGACCTTCGACCTCGACCGTGCCGAGGCCGCGGCCGGCCTGCTCGTCCCTGGCGTCGGGAACTTCCACGCCTGCATCGCGGGGCTCCTCGCGGCCGGGGGCGAAGGGGTGATCGCTCGCCGTCGCACCCGCCAGGCCCCGGTCCTCGGGATCTGCGTCGGGATGCAGGTGCTCTTCGAGGGCAGCGACGAGCCCGCTGCCACCCCGCTCGGCGGGCTGTCGGTCTGGCCCGGCTCGGTGCACCGCATCGACGCAGAGGTCGTCCCGCACATGGGCTGGACCCCCGTCGCCGCGGGCGCCGGCAGCGCGCTGCTGGAGGGACTCGACGGCGAGCGCTTCTACTTCGTCCACTCCTACGCCGCGACCGACGTCGCGGCGCTCTGTGCCGCGCCCGGACCGCCCGTCGTCACGACGGCCGAGCACGGTCACCCCTTCGTCGCGGCCGTCGAGGACGGCCCGTTGTCCGCCACGCAGTTCCACCCCGAGAAGTCCGGGGACGCGGGACTGCACCTCCTGAAGAACTGGGTGAGCTCACTGTGA